From the bacterium genome, the window GATAAAAAGGCGCAATATCCGCTGGTGGTTCAACGTGGCCTCCAGCGTGGTGGTGATCCTGTTCGGAATTTCCCTGCTGGCCCTGCGCTATCTGCTCCACAAAAACCCGGCGGGGGAACAGTTTTGGCCTTTGGTGGGTTTGGTGCTTGGTTACGGTGTCATCCGGCTGGGGTTCCACTTGTGGCGCAAGGGGCATTTATTCGATGACCTGGAAGAGGATCAAACAATGAACAATGATCAATGAACAGTAAACTCTGGTCAATTCAGAACGAGGAGGGTCAAATGCGTAAGCCAATCATTCCTTCGGTAGCAAAATCTGGGGGAAACCTCAGGACTAGGAGGGCCAAATGAGAAAGCCGATCATCGCCGGGAACTGGAAGATGTATAACTCCCTGGCAGAAGCCAGGTTATTGACTACGGGCATCGTTGAAAAGCTTAAAGTTGTTCAAGATGCCTGCCCTGAGAACGGCAAGCAAAGTTTGGCCGTCGAACGGGTTGAAGTGGTTCTTTGCCCGCCTTTTACGGCCCTGGCTGCGGTATCGGAGATCGTTAAAAACACCGGCATTGAACTGGGCGCCCAGAACTGCCATTACCAGGAAAAGGGGGCCTTTACCGGCGAGGTTTCTCCCAAGTTTTTGCTTGACTTTGGATGCAAATATGTTATAATTGGCCATTCTGAGCGCCGTCAATATTTCGGTGAAGACGACGCTCTAATCAATAGGAAGCTCAAAGCCGTTATGGGCTTCGGGTTATTTCCGATTTTCTGCATTGGCGAAACCCTGGACCAGCGCAACCAGAAACAGACGTTCGATGTCTTGAAGGGCCAGGTGTTAAAGGGTCTGGAAGACATCAGCCTGTCCGACCCGCTTAAAATGGTGCTGGCCTACGAACCGGTCTGGGCCATCGGCACCGGGGTCACCGCCACCAAGGAACAGGCCCAGGAGGTCCACAAGCACCTGCGGGAACTTCTCTCACAAATATGGGGGAGGGAAACCGCAGACAGGGTAAGGATCCAGTACGGCGGCAGCGTCAAGCCGGAGAACATCGCCGAACTGATGGCCCAGCCCGATATCGACGGAGCGCTGGTGGGCGGGGCCAGTCTGGACCCGGAGTCTTTTTCCAGGATAATAAAGTTCAAGGGATAAAGCATCCTCCATTTTGAAAGGCAAGACAAAAGTGTACAATCTGCTACTCATAATTCACGTGATAGGCTGCCTGCTCCTGATCGGAATAGTATTGATGCAGACCGGCAAGGGCGGACTGGGTTCGGCCATGGGCGGAGACACCGAGCAGATGTTCGGAGGCCGGGGAGCGGCCCCGTTCCTGACCAGGGCCACCACCGTGCTGGCTGTGATGTTCATGCTGACCTCGCTTTCCCTGTCCTTCATGTCCGGGCGCCAGACCAAGGCCCGCTCCGCCATAGAAAAATCCCTGCAACAGGGCCAGACGGCCCCGGCCCAGCAGCAGGAGCAGCCCGCCCAGCCGCTGCCGGGCAGCACCAAGTAAAAATAATTCAGGCCATCATAAAGAAGCATTAGGAGAAACTAAAACATCATGTATGCAGTAATAGAATGCGGCGGGACCCAGGTCCGGGTCTTCCAGAACGCCAAGGTCAGGATCCCCCGGATAGACGCCAAGGAAGGCGAAAAATATAAGATCGAAAAGATACTGCTGGTCTCCAACGGCCAGGATATTGTGGTCGGCTCGCCCACCGTCAAGGACGCAGTGGTGGAAGCCACCGTGGTCGGCCATCCCCGTTCGGCCAAGATAGTGGGCATGATCTACAAACCCAAAAAGGATTACCGCCGCCACTGGGGCGCCCGGACCCATTATACCGAACTGTTCATCGAAAAGGTCAGCCATCCCACGGTCAAGCCGCTGGAGAAACTGGCCCGGCCCGGCGCCGCTAAAAAGCAGACCGTAAAAAAAGCCCCGCCCAAAAAAGCGGCGGCCGAAAAAATAGAAACCAAATCAGCCAAGACCGAACCGGCCAAGCCGGCAGCGGTTAAAGGAGGAAAGAAATAATGGCACATAAAAAAGGCGGTGGCTCTTCCAATAACGGCCGGGACAGTAATTCCCAGCGATTGGGAATAAAGGTTTTCGGCAACCAGAAGGTTTTGTCCGGCGCGGTGCTGGTCCGGCAGCG encodes:
- the tpiA gene encoding triose-phosphate isomerase → MRKPIIAGNWKMYNSLAEARLLTTGIVEKLKVVQDACPENGKQSLAVERVEVVLCPPFTALAAVSEIVKNTGIELGAQNCHYQEKGAFTGEVSPKFLLDFGCKYVIIGHSERRQYFGEDDALINRKLKAVMGFGLFPIFCIGETLDQRNQKQTFDVLKGQVLKGLEDISLSDPLKMVLAYEPVWAIGTGVTATKEQAQEVHKHLRELLSQIWGRETADRVRIQYGGSVKPENIAELMAQPDIDGALVGGASLDPESFSRIIKFKG
- the secG gene encoding preprotein translocase subunit SecG, which produces MYNLLLIIHVIGCLLLIGIVLMQTGKGGLGSAMGGDTEQMFGGRGAAPFLTRATTVLAVMFMLTSLSLSFMSGRQTKARSAIEKSLQQGQTAPAQQQEQPAQPLPGSTK
- the rplU gene encoding 50S ribosomal protein L21; its protein translation is MYAVIECGGTQVRVFQNAKVRIPRIDAKEGEKYKIEKILLVSNGQDIVVGSPTVKDAVVEATVVGHPRSAKIVGMIYKPKKDYRRHWGARTHYTELFIEKVSHPTVKPLEKLARPGAAKKQTVKKAPPKKAAAEKIETKSAKTEPAKPAAVKGGKK